A single region of the Pseudomonas sp. B21-023 genome encodes:
- a CDS encoding ATP-binding protein, whose translation MSDQTRHQSLFEEDYLLRELGPVAHVPQVALTELVANAWDAGASKVDLILPTEPGGRLTVVDDGHGMTAPQFSKRWMTLRYNRLKHQSFRVEFPKGTNGKSRKAYGRNGVGRHGLLCFGDEYQVETWRDGKLSTFIVGTESGPSPFVVRSEAFGERDGSGTRLSVSVARKMPDVKEIITVLAARFIHDPSFQIRVNGTPLTLAKLEQHARTHTLKLSDGRAAKVIVIDSTQQNHSSIHQGVAFWVQHRLVGNPSWVIGQVANFDGRTRFAKRYKVIVDTQGFEGHLIQDWTGFQSTPAVEELFKAAAECISQVADELAAEVVEATSEDALVQNRSELKSLGHGAQLEVTAFTKAVAQAHPMVSPEFLATAVKAVINLEKSKSGASLLQKLAILPATDIEGLDSLLADWSVKDALRVLDEIDGRLCVIEAITRLAEDPETDELHTLHPLILRSRWLFGPEFESMEYCSNMTLKSVAKELWADGDASFINERKRPDIVVLPDRSTAQLVGIEQFDPQDASVAQMQNILLIELKKGGFKLNRKEVNQADGYVQDIAASGYVNGSPFITAWVVGQSIAAGVSTSKIVGDESRSYGQVRATTYGTLVSTANLRLMRLRKTLEDRYDNLTTDTLLAKVLSTQEQGNLDLGASDPAEATDDAIKEAV comes from the coding sequence ATGTCCGACCAAACCCGTCATCAGTCGTTGTTTGAGGAGGACTATCTTCTCCGGGAATTGGGCCCCGTGGCGCACGTGCCACAGGTGGCTCTTACCGAGCTTGTGGCCAATGCCTGGGATGCCGGCGCGAGCAAGGTGGACTTGATATTACCCACTGAGCCTGGCGGCAGACTGACAGTCGTTGATGACGGTCACGGTATGACGGCTCCGCAGTTCAGCAAACGCTGGATGACGCTTCGGTACAACCGCCTCAAGCATCAGAGCTTCAGGGTTGAATTTCCCAAAGGCACGAACGGCAAATCCAGAAAGGCCTATGGCCGCAACGGTGTGGGTCGGCATGGACTTCTTTGTTTTGGTGATGAGTACCAGGTAGAAACCTGGCGCGACGGTAAGCTCAGCACCTTCATCGTGGGTACCGAGTCCGGCCCCAGTCCTTTTGTGGTGCGCTCCGAGGCGTTTGGTGAGCGAGACGGTTCGGGGACGCGATTGTCCGTTTCGGTTGCCCGCAAGATGCCGGATGTGAAAGAGATCATCACGGTTCTCGCCGCACGCTTCATTCATGACCCAAGCTTCCAGATTCGAGTCAATGGCACACCTCTGACCCTCGCCAAGCTTGAGCAGCATGCTCGCACACACACATTGAAACTGAGTGATGGCCGCGCAGCAAAAGTTATTGTCATCGACTCCACACAGCAGAACCATTCATCCATTCACCAAGGCGTGGCGTTCTGGGTTCAGCATCGACTCGTCGGTAACCCCTCGTGGGTGATCGGCCAGGTCGCGAACTTTGATGGCCGCACGCGGTTCGCCAAACGCTATAAGGTCATCGTAGACACCCAGGGCTTTGAAGGGCACTTGATCCAGGACTGGACAGGCTTTCAGTCGACACCTGCTGTCGAGGAACTGTTTAAGGCCGCTGCCGAGTGCATCAGCCAGGTGGCGGATGAGTTGGCAGCCGAGGTTGTGGAAGCCACATCAGAAGATGCTTTGGTGCAGAACCGTTCAGAGCTGAAATCGTTGGGCCATGGGGCTCAGCTCGAAGTCACAGCGTTCACGAAAGCTGTGGCTCAAGCGCACCCCATGGTCTCTCCGGAGTTTCTCGCTACGGCGGTCAAGGCAGTGATCAATCTGGAGAAATCCAAGAGCGGGGCATCCTTGCTTCAAAAGCTGGCCATCCTCCCTGCGACGGACATTGAGGGTTTGGACTCTCTGTTGGCGGACTGGTCAGTCAAGGATGCGTTACGCGTGCTCGATGAGATTGATGGGCGGCTCTGCGTGATTGAAGCCATAACGAGATTGGCAGAGGATCCCGAAACGGATGAGCTCCACACCCTGCATCCGCTTATCCTGCGATCCCGGTGGCTGTTCGGGCCAGAGTTTGAGTCCATGGAATACTGCTCGAACATGACGCTGAAAAGCGTTGCCAAAGAGCTCTGGGCGGATGGCGACGCCTCGTTCATCAATGAACGGAAACGGCCCGACATTGTGGTGCTGCCCGACCGATCTACGGCGCAGCTGGTGGGTATTGAGCAGTTCGACCCTCAGGACGCATCAGTCGCCCAGATGCAAAACATCCTATTGATCGAGCTCAAGAAAGGCGGCTTCAAACTCAATCGAAAGGAGGTCAACCAGGCCGACGGGTATGTTCAGGACATCGCCGCATCGGGCTACGTCAACGGCTCCCCATTCATTACAGCTTGGGTAGTTGGCCAGTCGATCGCCGCCGGAGTGAGTACATCCAAGATTGTGGGTGATGAATCTCGGAGCTATGGCCAGGTACGAGCCACCACTTATGGCACCCTGGTGAGCACGGCCAACCTTCGCCTGATGCGCCTGCGGAAAACACTGGAAGACAGGTACGACAATCTCACTACAGACACACTACTGGCCAAGGTGTTGTCGACACAGGAGCAGGGTAACCTCGACCTGGGTGCATCCGACCCCGCTGAAGCAACGGATGACGCAATCAAGGAAGCGGTGTGA